A window of the Marinifilum sp. JC120 genome harbors these coding sequences:
- a CDS encoding pirin family protein: protein MRREITQIFYGEPVHEGAGVKLHRAFGYFEASLFDPFLMLDDFRSDNPEDYLKGFPWHPHRGIETITYLLKGDVEHGDSLGNTAVTRAGSVQWMTAGSGIIHQEMPKGDTNGFMHGFQLWANLSSENKMVDPEYREIPAEDIPVVKREDGSSIKIIAGEVDQIKGPARGIGIDPQYLDVTIPAGLEFIHPTKRGYTAFIYITAGEGTVDGQKVKNRSLVLFEDGEELAVNAGNEPLSFLLLTGKPINEMIYWRGPIVMHTAEDLEKAFQEYEEGTFIKHPKP, encoded by the coding sequence ATGCGGCGAGAGATCACACAGATATTCTACGGCGAACCTGTTCATGAAGGTGCCGGGGTAAAATTACACCGGGCCTTCGGTTATTTTGAAGCCTCCCTTTTCGACCCTTTCCTCATGCTCGACGACTTCCGGTCCGACAATCCCGAAGATTACCTGAAAGGATTCCCATGGCATCCCCATCGGGGCATAGAAACCATCACCTATCTATTAAAAGGGGATGTGGAGCACGGGGACAGCCTCGGCAATACCGCAGTTACCAGAGCGGGAAGTGTGCAATGGATGACCGCAGGCAGCGGAATAATTCATCAGGAAATGCCCAAAGGAGACACGAACGGCTTCATGCACGGCTTCCAGCTCTGGGCCAATCTCAGTTCTGAAAATAAAATGGTCGATCCCGAATACCGCGAGATTCCGGCTGAAGATATTCCGGTGGTAAAGCGCGAGGACGGCAGCAGCATCAAGATAATTGCCGGAGAAGTAGATCAGATCAAAGGTCCGGCAAGAGGCATCGGCATAGATCCGCAGTATCTGGACGTGACCATTCCAGCAGGACTTGAATTTATCCACCCCACCAAGCGCGGCTACACGGCCTTTATCTATATCACTGCTGGTGAGGGAACCGTTGACGGACAGAAAGTTAAAAACCGTTCGCTGGTTCTCTTCGAAGATGGTGAGGAACTGGCGGTCAATGCGGGCAATGAACCGCTCAGCTTTCTATTGCTGACCGGAAAACCCATTAATGAAATGATTTACTGGCGCGGTCCTATTGTCATGCATACAGCGGAAGATCTGGAAAAGGCTTTTCAAGAATATGAGGAAGGCACTTTCATTAAGCATCCAAAACCATAA
- a CDS encoding MFS transporter, producing MSETKVMNRWFAVAGAVLMQLALGAIYAWSVFTPSLIEAGWSKFQTQVVFSIALVSFALSMVWAGKKLAKWGPMKLSFLSALVLGAGYALAGLVGGTSFTALCLFIGLIGGAGIGLGYVVPIAVGMRWFPDKKGFITGLAVAGFGFGAMAWVKLAGAWGNLIGTIGLSSTFSLYGLLFCLMIAAGGFWMRFPPEGWAPEGYHPETNVDAANDAEEENFSTAEMLKTPQFFLIFVTFTFSAAAGLMSIGLMKLYPMEALQASGHSMTEASAIAGTAMAVFFSLANGLGRIIWGTLSDKLGRKRSILFMTAIQGATLLAFTSMAGNTFLLYVGATIIGFNFGGNFALFPTITADTFGTKSVGQNYPYIFLAYGAGGIGGPLLGGVLGDMGNFPLAFTICGLCCFIGAAAIFMVKRPHRSLNASPETSS from the coding sequence ATGAGCGAAACGAAAGTAATGAATAGATGGTTTGCTGTAGCAGGGGCAGTGCTCATGCAGCTGGCTCTCGGAGCAATCTATGCATGGTCGGTATTCACCCCGTCACTTATTGAGGCCGGATGGAGCAAATTTCAGACTCAGGTTGTTTTTTCCATCGCCTTGGTCAGTTTTGCACTTTCCATGGTCTGGGCCGGAAAAAAACTCGCCAAATGGGGCCCCATGAAACTTTCCTTCCTCAGTGCCCTCGTATTGGGAGCGGGCTACGCCCTTGCCGGTCTTGTCGGCGGAACAAGCTTTACCGCCCTTTGCCTTTTTATCGGACTCATCGGCGGGGCCGGGATCGGCCTTGGTTACGTTGTCCCCATTGCCGTGGGTATGCGCTGGTTTCCAGATAAAAAAGGCTTTATCACCGGACTGGCCGTTGCAGGATTCGGCTTCGGAGCCATGGCCTGGGTCAAGCTCGCCGGGGCTTGGGGTAACCTGATCGGAACAATCGGTCTTTCCTCCACCTTTTCACTTTACGGCCTGCTCTTCTGTTTGATGATCGCAGCGGGTGGATTCTGGATGCGCTTTCCCCCGGAAGGCTGGGCACCAGAAGGCTATCATCCTGAAACAAATGTTGATGCAGCAAATGATGCTGAAGAAGAAAATTTCAGCACCGCTGAAATGCTCAAAACTCCGCAGTTTTTCCTCATTTTCGTCACCTTCACCTTCAGTGCCGCAGCCGGACTCATGTCCATCGGCCTGATGAAACTCTATCCCATGGAAGCCTTGCAGGCATCCGGGCACAGCATGACAGAGGCCAGTGCCATAGCAGGAACTGCCATGGCTGTATTTTTCAGCCTCGCTAACGGACTGGGCCGCATAATCTGGGGAACCTTGAGTGATAAACTGGGCCGCAAACGTTCCATCCTGTTCATGACCGCCATTCAAGGCGCAACCCTGCTGGCATTCACCTCCATGGCCGGGAACACATTCCTGCTCTATGTGGGTGCAACCATTATCGGCTTCAACTTCGGCGGCAACTTTGCCCTTTTCCCCACCATCACGGCTGACACCTTCGGTACCAAAAGCGTGGGCCAGAACTATCCGTATATCTTCCTCGCATACGGAGCGGGCGGCATCGGCGGGCCTTTGCTTGGCGGAGTACTCGGAGATATGGGTAACTTCCCGCTGGCCTTCACCATCTGCGGGCTCTGCTGCTTCATCGGAGCAGCGGCAATATTCATGGTCAAAAGGCCGCACCGAAGCTTAAACGCCAGCCCGGAAACATCCAGCTAG